The DNA region AAACATTTTTGAGATTAAAGAACTGGTGAAATAGATGAGAGATAAATTCCAGACAAAAAACGTGATCACAGTGTCTATTGCTCATTTAATTCACGATACATATCAAGCTTTTCTGGCTCCAATTCTACCGCTGCTGATCGAAAAATTTGGCATCACCGTATTTTTAGCCGGTCTGCTTGATATTGTCCGCAAAATACCTTCGCTGGCCAATCCTTTTATCGGTCTGCTGGCCGATCGAATGAGCGTGCGCTATTTCATCATTCTGGCTCCTACAATTACCAGTGTGGCGATGAGTTTGATGGGAGTGGCACCAACCTATATTTTTCTGATTATCCTGGCTTTCATGGCTGGAGTTGGCTCAGCAATTTTCCATGTTCCGGCTCCGGTAATGATCAAGCATATTTCCCATGATAAAATCGGCAAAGGCATGAGTTTTTATATGCTGGGAGGTGAACTGGCTCGTACTTTAGGACCGATTCTGATCTTGGGTGCAGTTTCACTGTGGGGTTTGGAAGGAACTTATCGTTTAATTCCACTGGGAATATTAGCATCGGGTTTACTATTTTTCCAGCTTCGCAAAATCGAGATCAGGCAAGATTTCCAGAAGAAAAAAGAAATAAGCGCCAGAAAAACATTCAATAATCTATTACCTTTTTTTATCACAATTGCTGGCATAATGTTTTTCCGATCTGCCATGAAATCGGCTCTCACGATCTATCTTCCCACCTATCTCACAGCCAAAGGTTCCAGTTTATGGATTGCCGGCATTTCACTTTCCATTTTACAATTTGCCGGAGCCGGCGGAACGCTGCTGGCGGGAATAATTTCCGATAAGATCGGCAGAAGAAATTCTTTGCTGATCATTTCAATTGCCAATCCCATTTTGATGTTTTTATTTATTTATCTGCAGGGAATCTGGAAAATCCCGATCCTGATCATTACAGGATTATTCCTGTTTGGAGCCGGACCGGTAATTTTAGCTTTGGTTCATGATCTCGATTCCGAGCATATGTCATTTATCAATGGCGTGTACATGACCATCAGTTTCATTCTAAGCTCGATTATGATTCTGGCAGTCGGCTATTTTGCCGATACTATCGGATTGGATCTAACATATAAAATCTCAGCCTGGATTGCTTTCGGTTCAATTCCATTTGTTTTGATGATAAAATCAAATAATACAAGGAGAGAAAGATGAAAAGCTTTGATGTAATTATTATTGGCGGTGGTCCTTCCGGTATCATTACCGGTGTAACAGGTAAAAAGCAAAATCCGGATAAAAGTTTTTTGATGATCAAAAAAGATGAGAAAGGTTTGGTACCCTGCGGAATTCCTTATATTTTTCACGATTTGAAGGATGTATCTGAAAATATGATGGGACCCAAACCGTTTGTGGATGCCGGTGGAGAAGTTTTGGTAGATACTGTAAACAAAGTAGATGCTGAAAAGAAAACTGTTTCAACCGAGAAAACCGGTGAGATCCAATACGGAAAACTTGTGTTTGCAACTGGTTCAAACCCCCTGATTCCTACTTTCATCAGAGGCTACGATCTGGAAGGAGTCAGTTATATTAACAAAGATTATGATTATATCGAAAAGTTGAAAGCAAAAACTGACAGCATCAAAGATATCGTAGTTATTGGAGGTGGATTTATCGGAGTGGAAGTTGCCGAACAATTGGCCAAACATTCCAACAAAAATGTATCTCTGGTAGAAATGGAAAAATATTGTCTTTATAGAGCTTTTTCTGAAGATGTAGCTTCCAGAGCGGATGAAATATTAAGAGCTACAAATATCAAGCTTTTTACGGGAACAAAAGTTCAGGAAATCAAAGGAAAAAATGGAAAAGTTGATCGAGTTCTTCTTTCTGATGGATCTGAGATCAAAGCCGAAATGGTGATCTGCTCAATCGGCTACATTCCAAACACAAAACTGGCACAGGAAGCTGGATTACAGATGAATGATAATAATGCAATTTTAGTTGATCGTTATATGCGGACAAATATAAAAGATGTTTATGCCGTAGGCGATTGTGCCGGAACGCGAGGATTCATTACCGGCGGCAGCGATAACGTGATGCTGGCATCCACGGCTACTGCAGAAGCCAGAATTCTTGGCTACAATCTATTTAATATAAACTTAATTAGAAACTTCCAGGGAACTTTAGCCGTTTTCAGCACCGAGATAAATGGTAGAGCTTTTGCTTCTGCCGGTGCAATCGAGCAAGCTGCAATAAATTCCAATATCAGTTTCATTACAGGTGAATTCCAGGATGTAGATCGTCATCCCGGCAAACTTCCAGGAACTATGAAACTTTACATTAAACTCATTGTATCTCCTCAAAATGGAATCATTATCGGTGGAGAACTTTGCGGTGGAAAATCTGTGGGTGAACTCATTAATGTTATCGGGCTTGCCATTCAAAAACGAGTTACAGTATATGAACTGATTTCATTCCAGATGGGAACTCATCCGCTGCTTACCACAGCTCCTACAAAATATGTTCTCATCAAAGCTGCCGAAAATGCCATTGCCAAAATAAAAAAGTGTTAGACATTTTAACTGGAATTTCGGATTGATTGATTAGTTAAAATTTTAGTGGGAGGAGCAGATGATCCTGGAAATAATTGAACATGCATTTATGATAACCGGTTTTGTGTTTGTAATGATGCTGGTGATCGAATATGTGAATGTTCAAACAAAAGGAAGCTGGCATCAGGTTCTGCAAAATAAACGCTGGCTACAGTATGTTCTGGCTGCCGTATTAGGAGTAATTCCCGGTTGCCTGGGCTCTTTCACTGTCGTTGCGCTCTTCTCACACAATATTGTTTCATTCGGAGCTTTGGTCACCACAATGATAGCTACCAGTGGCGATGAAGCTTTCGTTATGC from Candidatus Cloacimonadota bacterium includes:
- a CDS encoding MFS transporter; this encodes MRDKFQTKNVITVSIAHLIHDTYQAFLAPILPLLIEKFGITVFLAGLLDIVRKIPSLANPFIGLLADRMSVRYFIILAPTITSVAMSLMGVAPTYIFLIILAFMAGVGSAIFHVPAPVMIKHISHDKIGKGMSFYMLGGELARTLGPILILGAVSLWGLEGTYRLIPLGILASGLLFFQLRKIEIRQDFQKKKEISARKTFNNLLPFFITIAGIMFFRSAMKSALTIYLPTYLTAKGSSLWIAGISLSILQFAGAGGTLLAGIISDKIGRRNSLLIISIANPILMFLFIYLQGIWKIPILIITGLFLFGAGPVILALVHDLDSEHMSFINGVYMTISFILSSIMILAVGYFADTIGLDLTYKISAWIAFGSIPFVLMIKSNNTRRER
- a CDS encoding FAD-dependent oxidoreductase — protein: MKSFDVIIIGGGPSGIITGVTGKKQNPDKSFLMIKKDEKGLVPCGIPYIFHDLKDVSENMMGPKPFVDAGGEVLVDTVNKVDAEKKTVSTEKTGEIQYGKLVFATGSNPLIPTFIRGYDLEGVSYINKDYDYIEKLKAKTDSIKDIVVIGGGFIGVEVAEQLAKHSNKNVSLVEMEKYCLYRAFSEDVASRADEILRATNIKLFTGTKVQEIKGKNGKVDRVLLSDGSEIKAEMVICSIGYIPNTKLAQEAGLQMNDNNAILVDRYMRTNIKDVYAVGDCAGTRGFITGGSDNVMLASTATAEARILGYNLFNINLIRNFQGTLAVFSTEINGRAFASAGAIEQAAINSNISFITGEFQDVDRHPGKLPGTMKLYIKLIVSPQNGIIIGGELCGGKSVGELINVIGLAIQKRVTVYELISFQMGTHPLLTTAPTKYVLIKAAENAIAKIKKC